The Streptomyces sp. RKAG293 genome includes a region encoding these proteins:
- the dapD gene encoding 2,3,4,5-tetrahydropyridine-2,6-dicarboxylate N-succinyltransferase — protein sequence MTDTTASTVNRSTGAVAAGLATIANDGTVLDTWYPAPELVADPGPAGTERLTAGRAAELLGAAAPKALGPDPRRGVEVVAVRTVIASSDDKPLDAHDAYLRLHLLSHRLVRPNGQNLEGLFGLLANVAWTSIGPVPIAGIEAARLAARGEGLHLSVYGVDKFPRMTDYVTPAGVRIADADRVRLGAHLAAGTTVMHEGFCNFNAGTLGTSMVEGRISQGVVIGDGSDIGGGASIMGTLSGGGKEVVSIGERCLLGAESGIGIALGDDCIVEAGLYVTAGTRVTLPDGRIVKALELSGADNILFRRNSTTGTVEVLQRTGSWGGLNELLHSHN from the coding sequence ATGACTGACACGACCGCTTCGACCGTTAACCGCTCCACCGGCGCCGTTGCCGCCGGCCTTGCCACCATCGCCAATGACGGCACGGTCCTGGACACCTGGTACCCCGCCCCCGAGCTCGTCGCCGACCCCGGTCCGGCCGGCACCGAGCGGCTGACCGCCGGGCGCGCCGCCGAGCTGCTGGGCGCCGCCGCGCCGAAGGCGCTCGGACCGGACCCGCGCCGCGGGGTGGAGGTCGTCGCCGTACGTACCGTCATCGCCTCGAGCGACGACAAGCCGCTCGACGCGCACGACGCCTACCTGCGCCTGCACCTGCTCAGCCACCGTCTGGTGCGCCCCAACGGGCAGAACCTGGAGGGCCTGTTCGGGCTGCTCGCCAATGTCGCCTGGACCTCCATCGGCCCGGTGCCGATCGCCGGGATCGAGGCCGCGCGCCTCGCCGCCCGCGGTGAGGGCCTGCACCTGTCCGTCTACGGCGTCGACAAGTTCCCGCGTATGACGGACTACGTCACCCCCGCCGGCGTCCGTATCGCCGACGCCGACCGCGTCCGCCTCGGCGCGCACCTCGCCGCCGGCACCACCGTCATGCACGAGGGCTTCTGCAACTTCAACGCCGGAACGCTCGGCACCTCCATGGTCGAGGGCCGCATCTCGCAGGGCGTCGTCATCGGCGACGGTTCCGACATCGGCGGCGGCGCGTCGATCATGGGCACCCTCTCCGGCGGCGGCAAGGAGGTCGTCTCCATCGGCGAGCGCTGCCTGCTCGGCGCCGAGTCGGGCATCGGCATCGCGCTCGGCGACGACTGCATCGTCGAGGCCGGCCTCTACGTCACCGCCGGCACCCGCGTCACGCTCCCGGACGGCCGGATCGTCAAGGCCCTGGAGCTCTCCGGCGCCGACAACATCCTCTTCCGCCGCAACTCCACCACCGGCACGGTCGAGGTCCTGCAGCGCACCGGCTCGTGGGGCGGCCTCAACGAGCTGCTGCACAGCCACAACTGA
- a CDS encoding non-heme iron oxygenase ferredoxin subunit, translating to MTTAQGAQGFVVACSLSELEDDTPKRVEIDSTPVSLVRTAGEVFAINDICSHANVSLSEGEVEDCQIECWLHGSSFDLRTGKPSGLPATRPVPVYPVKIIGDDVLVSVTQES from the coding sequence ATGACCACGGCTCAAGGTGCCCAAGGTTTCGTCGTCGCCTGCTCGCTGAGCGAGCTGGAGGACGACACGCCCAAGCGCGTCGAAATCGACAGCACACCGGTATCCCTGGTGCGCACCGCGGGCGAGGTGTTCGCGATCAACGACATCTGCTCGCACGCGAACGTCTCCCTCTCGGAGGGCGAGGTCGAGGACTGTCAGATCGAGTGCTGGCTGCACGGCTCCAGCTTCGACCTGCGCACCGGCAAGCCGTCCGGGCTGCCGGCCACGCGGCCCGTACCCGTATACCCCGTAAAGATCATCGGCGACGACGTGCTCGTCTCCGTCACCCAGGAGTCCTGA
- a CDS encoding cysteine desulfurase: MTPLHGLLDTEAIRKDFPILDRMVHDGKKIVYLDNAATSQKPRQVLDALNAYYEQHNANVHRGVHVLAEEATALYEGARDKVAAFINAPSRDEVIFTKNASESLNLVANMLGWADEPYRVDRETEIVITEMEHHSNIVPWQLLSQRTGAKLKWFGLTDDGRLDLSNIDQVITEKTKIVSFTLVSNIMGTINPVDAIVRRAQDVGALVLIDASQAAPHMPLDVQALGADFVAFTGHKMCGPTGIGVLWGRQELLEDLPPFLGGGEMIETVSMQSSTYAPAPHKFEAGTPPIAQAVGLGAAVDYLNAIGMDKIWAHEHAITEYAVQRLLEVPDLRIIGPTTAEDRGAAISFVLGDIHPHDVGQVLDEQGIAVRVGHHCARPVCLRYGIPATTRASFYLYSTPAEVDALVEGLEHVRNFFG, from the coding sequence GTGACACCACTGCATGGCCTCCTCGACACCGAGGCGATCCGCAAGGACTTCCCGATCCTGGACCGCATGGTCCACGACGGCAAGAAGATCGTGTACCTGGACAACGCTGCGACCTCGCAGAAGCCGCGCCAGGTGCTCGACGCGCTGAACGCGTACTACGAGCAGCACAACGCCAACGTCCACCGTGGCGTGCATGTGCTCGCCGAGGAGGCCACGGCGCTCTACGAAGGCGCGCGCGACAAGGTCGCCGCGTTCATCAACGCGCCGAGCCGTGACGAGGTGATCTTCACCAAGAACGCCTCGGAGTCACTCAACCTCGTGGCGAACATGCTGGGCTGGGCCGACGAGCCCTACCGGGTGGACCGCGAGACCGAGATAGTGATCACGGAGATGGAGCACCACTCCAACATCGTTCCGTGGCAGCTGCTCTCGCAGCGCACCGGCGCGAAGCTGAAGTGGTTCGGGCTGACCGACGACGGCCGGCTCGACCTCTCCAACATCGACCAGGTGATCACCGAGAAGACGAAGATCGTCTCGTTCACCCTGGTCTCCAACATCATGGGCACCATCAACCCGGTCGACGCGATCGTCCGGCGTGCCCAGGACGTCGGCGCGCTGGTCCTCATCGACGCCTCGCAGGCCGCGCCGCACATGCCGCTCGACGTGCAGGCGCTCGGCGCCGACTTCGTGGCCTTCACCGGCCACAAGATGTGCGGCCCGACCGGCATCGGCGTGCTGTGGGGCCGCCAGGAGCTGCTCGAGGACCTGCCGCCGTTCCTCGGCGGCGGCGAGATGATCGAAACCGTCTCGATGCAGTCCTCCACGTACGCCCCGGCGCCGCACAAGTTCGAGGCGGGTACGCCCCCGATCGCCCAGGCCGTCGGCCTCGGCGCGGCCGTGGACTACCTCAACGCCATCGGCATGGACAAGATCTGGGCCCATGAGCACGCCATCACCGAATACGCGGTGCAGCGCCTGCTGGAGGTCCCGGACCTGCGGATCATCGGTCCGACGACGGCCGAGGACCGGGGCGCCGCGATCTCCTTCGTGCTGGGGGACATCCACCCGCACGATGTGGGCCAGGTACTGGACGAACAGGGCATCGCGGTCCGCGTCGGACACCACTGCGCACGCCCGGTCTGCCTGCGCTACGGAATTCCGGCGACCACGCGGGCGTCGTTCTATCTGTACTCCACCCCCGCGGAGGTCGACGCCCTCGTCGAGGGACTGGAGCACGTACGGAACTTCTTCGGGTGA
- a CDS encoding endonuclease/exonuclease/phosphatase family protein yields MTTPRSIGAIATAALAAGLLAMPQSATANTTAADGVRIHDLQGATRLSPLSGQAVTSVPGIVTGVRAYGSSKGFWMQDPTPDADPATSEGVFVFTSSNPTVAVGDSVTVSGTVSEYYPGGKTIGDQSVTEITKPVVTVVSAGNALPAPVVLNSANVPAAYAPAGDAAAANSIEALPLRPATYALDLYESLEGMNVQVADTRVVGATDPYSELWVTVRPKENPTPRGGTVYGGYANQNSGRLQIQSLIPLAQQPFPTANVGDVLTGTTEGPLDFNQFGGYTLTARTIGTVTSGGLQPETTRKQKKDELAVATYNVENLDPSDPQTKFDRLAVGVVTHLASPDIVALEEIQDNNGAVNDGTVAADQTVNKFIDAIVAAGGPRYQWRSIDPTNGTDGGEPGGNIRQAFLYNPARVSFTDRPGGDATTPVWVSSNHGKAALSVSPGRIAPGDSAWADSRKPLAGEFTFRGKPVIVIANHFASKGGDSPLTSRTQPVVRSSETKRLQQSVQVNTFVRQIQAVQKDARVVVLGDINDYEFSAAGLRLTEGRALKDLVLTLRPSERYSYVFQGNSQVLDHILVSPSLGSPDYDVVHINSEFADQASDHDPQVVRIRP; encoded by the coding sequence TTGACCACCCCTCGCTCCATCGGCGCCATAGCCACCGCCGCGCTCGCGGCCGGACTGCTGGCCATGCCGCAGTCCGCGACCGCGAACACGACCGCCGCCGACGGCGTGCGCATTCACGACCTCCAGGGCGCCACCCGGCTGTCCCCGCTGTCCGGCCAGGCCGTGACCTCGGTGCCCGGCATCGTCACCGGCGTCCGCGCCTACGGCTCCTCCAAGGGCTTCTGGATGCAGGACCCGACGCCGGACGCGGACCCGGCGACCAGCGAAGGCGTCTTCGTCTTCACCAGCTCCAACCCCACGGTGGCGGTCGGTGACTCGGTGACGGTCTCCGGCACGGTCAGCGAGTACTACCCGGGCGGCAAGACCATCGGCGACCAGTCCGTCACCGAGATCACCAAGCCGGTGGTGACCGTCGTCTCCGCCGGCAACGCGCTGCCCGCCCCGGTGGTGCTGAACAGCGCCAACGTCCCCGCCGCGTACGCCCCGGCCGGCGACGCGGCGGCCGCCAACAGCATCGAGGCGCTGCCGCTGCGGCCCGCGACGTACGCCCTGGACCTGTACGAATCCCTGGAAGGGATGAACGTCCAGGTCGCCGACACGCGCGTGGTCGGCGCCACCGACCCGTACTCCGAGCTGTGGGTGACGGTCAGACCCAAGGAGAACCCGACCCCGCGCGGCGGCACCGTCTACGGCGGCTACGCGAACCAGAACTCCGGCCGGCTGCAGATCCAGTCGCTGATCCCGCTCGCCCAGCAGCCCTTCCCGACCGCGAACGTCGGCGATGTGCTCACCGGCACCACCGAAGGCCCCCTGGACTTCAACCAGTTCGGCGGCTACACCCTCACCGCGCGCACCATCGGCACGGTCACCTCCGGCGGCCTGCAGCCGGAGACCACCCGCAAGCAGAAGAAGGACGAGCTGGCGGTCGCGACGTACAACGTCGAGAACCTCGACCCGTCCGACCCGCAGACCAAGTTCGACCGGCTCGCCGTCGGCGTCGTCACGCACCTCGCCTCGCCCGACATCGTCGCCCTGGAGGAGATCCAGGACAACAACGGCGCCGTCAACGACGGTACGGTCGCCGCCGACCAGACGGTGAACAAGTTCATCGACGCGATCGTCGCCGCCGGCGGCCCGCGCTACCAGTGGCGCTCCATCGACCCGACGAACGGGACCGACGGCGGCGAGCCCGGCGGCAACATCCGCCAGGCGTTCCTCTACAACCCGGCACGGGTCTCCTTCACCGACCGGCCCGGCGGCGACGCCACCACCCCCGTCTGGGTCTCCAGCAACCACGGCAAGGCCGCGCTCAGCGTCTCCCCCGGCCGTATCGCCCCCGGCGACAGCGCCTGGGCCGACAGCCGCAAGCCGCTCGCCGGTGAGTTCACCTTCCGCGGCAAGCCCGTCATCGTCATCGCCAACCACTTCGCCTCCAAGGGCGGCGACAGCCCGCTGACCAGCCGCACCCAGCCGGTGGTGCGCAGCTCCGAGACCAAGCGCCTGCAGCAGTCCGTCCAGGTCAACACCTTCGTACGGCAGATCCAGGCGGTTCAGAAGGACGCCCGCGTCGTCGTCCTCGGTGACATCAACGACTACGAGTTCTCCGCCGCCGGCCTGCGGCTCACCGAGGGCCGCGCACTGAAGGACCTCGTCCTGACGCTGCGTCCCAGCGAGCGCTACTCGTACGTCTTCCAGGGCAACTCGCAGGTGCTGGACCACATCCTCGTCAGCCCCTCCCTCGGCTCGCCCGACTACGACGTCGTCCACATCAACTCCGAGTTCGCCGACCAGGCGAGCGACCACGACCCGCAGGTCGTCCGCATCCGCCCGTAG
- a CDS encoding multidrug efflux SMR transporter, with protein MGYIMLGGAILAEILGTTAMKYSEGFSRLWPSAITITGYVIAFTLLAQTLKTIEVGTAYAIWAGVGTATIAAIGMVFMGETANAAKVLGVLLVIAGVIVLNLGGSH; from the coding sequence ATGGGCTACATCATGCTGGGCGGCGCCATCCTCGCCGAGATACTCGGCACCACCGCGATGAAGTACAGCGAGGGCTTCAGCAGGCTGTGGCCGTCGGCGATCACGATCACCGGCTACGTCATCGCCTTCACGCTGCTCGCGCAGACCCTGAAGACGATCGAGGTCGGCACCGCGTACGCGATCTGGGCGGGCGTCGGCACCGCGACCATCGCGGCGATCGGGATGGTCTTCATGGGGGAGACGGCGAACGCCGCGAAGGTCCTCGGGGTGCTGCTGGTGATCGCGGGCGTCATCGTGCTCAACCTCGGCGGGTCGCACTGA
- a CDS encoding alkaline phosphatase PhoX, giving the protein MPLTRRDFVQRTAITGAGVALAGAVDVLATAPGALAADTPATTAAKGAAAGHHAPELGYGPIVEDPQGLLGLPAGFAYRVITRTGVTTLETGESTPSNHDGTATFEGVRGATLLVTNHELKGKRAAWPNPVPLIEGLVYDPAAAGGCTVVEVAKHGGHVAEWVGIAGTSTNCAGGATPWGTWLTCEETEDKAGQNGMTKDHGYVFEVDPYNRRANRDPKPIKALGRYAHEAVVVDPKRGHLYLTEDASGPNGLLYRWTPPAGFHHGRGHLDSLGETAGVLQAFKCFDSGGKFVDDLSRATKTGTVYGVDWVDVPDRDAKTVSVRKQFAAGEVTRARKLEGMWWGDGGTYIVSSYARDESPVQHDGAVWFYDPKRRTLTLKVLLGVNADPGADGPFDGPDNITVSPYGGLVIAEDGAGIQHLFGALDDGRTYPIARNELNIGTDLEPAYSEFTGVTFSPDGHTLFANIQEPGIMLAITGPWRRQKHC; this is encoded by the coding sequence GTGCCGCTCACCCGAAGAGACTTCGTTCAGCGCACGGCGATCACCGGTGCCGGTGTAGCCCTGGCCGGTGCCGTCGACGTACTCGCCACCGCCCCGGGCGCGCTCGCCGCGGACACCCCGGCCACGACCGCCGCCAAGGGGGCCGCCGCCGGGCACCACGCGCCCGAGCTCGGCTACGGACCGATCGTCGAGGACCCCCAGGGCCTGCTCGGGCTGCCGGCGGGCTTCGCGTACCGGGTCATCACCCGCACCGGCGTCACCACGCTGGAGACCGGTGAGTCCACCCCCTCCAACCACGACGGCACGGCCACCTTCGAGGGCGTGCGCGGTGCCACGCTGCTCGTCACCAACCATGAGCTGAAGGGCAAGAGGGCCGCCTGGCCGAACCCGGTGCCGCTCATCGAAGGCCTGGTCTACGACCCGGCGGCGGCCGGCGGCTGCACCGTCGTCGAGGTCGCGAAGCACGGCGGCCATGTCGCCGAGTGGGTCGGCATCGCCGGTACGTCCACCAACTGCGCGGGCGGCGCGACTCCCTGGGGCACCTGGCTGACCTGCGAGGAGACCGAGGACAAGGCCGGCCAGAACGGCATGACCAAGGACCACGGCTACGTCTTCGAGGTCGACCCGTACAACCGCAGGGCCAACCGCGACCCCAAGCCCATCAAGGCGCTGGGCCGGTACGCGCACGAAGCGGTCGTCGTCGACCCCAAGCGCGGCCACCTGTACCTCACCGAGGACGCCTCCGGCCCGAACGGGCTGCTGTACCGCTGGACGCCGCCGGCCGGCTTCCACCACGGCCGCGGGCACCTGGACTCCCTGGGCGAGACCGCCGGCGTGCTGCAGGCGTTCAAGTGCTTCGACTCCGGCGGCAAGTTCGTCGACGACCTGTCGCGGGCGACGAAGACCGGCACGGTCTACGGCGTGGACTGGGTCGACGTCCCGGACCGCGACGCGAAGACCGTGTCGGTGCGCAAGCAGTTCGCGGCGGGCGAGGTCACCCGGGCCCGCAAGCTGGAGGGCATGTGGTGGGGCGACGGCGGCACGTACATCGTCTCGTCCTACGCCCGTGACGAGAGCCCGGTGCAGCACGACGGGGCGGTCTGGTTCTACGACCCGAAGCGCCGCACCCTGACCCTCAAGGTGCTGCTCGGCGTCAACGCCGACCCGGGCGCCGACGGCCCGTTCGACGGCCCCGACAACATCACCGTCTCGCCGTACGGCGGCCTCGTCATCGCCGAGGACGGCGCCGGCATCCAGCACCTCTTCGGTGCCCTGGACGACGGCCGGACCTACCCGATCGCCCGTAACGAGCTGAACATCGGCACCGACCTGGAGCCGGCGTACAGCGAGTTCACCGGGGTGACCTTCTCGCCCGACGGACACACGCTGTTCGCCAACATC
- the sufU gene encoding Fe-S cluster assembly sulfur transfer protein SufU, producing the protein MKLDSMYQEVILDHYKHPHGRGLRDGDAEVHHVNPTCGDEITLRVKLDGSKIVDVSYEGQGCSISQASASVMNELVVGRELDEAMKVQEVFLELMQSKGKLEPDDAMEEVLEDAVAFAGVSKYPARVKCALLSWMAWKDATAQALSERESA; encoded by the coding sequence GTGAAGCTGGATTCGATGTACCAGGAAGTGATCCTGGACCACTACAAGCACCCGCACGGGCGTGGCCTGCGCGACGGCGACGCCGAGGTGCACCACGTCAATCCGACGTGCGGCGACGAGATCACGCTGCGGGTGAAGCTCGACGGCTCGAAGATCGTGGACGTCTCCTACGAGGGCCAGGGCTGCTCGATCAGCCAGGCCAGCGCCTCGGTGATGAACGAGCTGGTGGTCGGGCGCGAGCTCGACGAGGCGATGAAGGTCCAGGAGGTCTTCCTGGAACTGATGCAGTCCAAGGGCAAGCTGGAGCCGGACGACGCGATGGAGGAGGTGCTGGAGGACGCTGTCGCGTTCGCCGGTGTCTCCAAGTACCCGGCGCGCGTGAAGTGCGCCCTGCTGAGCTGGATGGCGTGGAAGGACGCGACCGCACAGGCGCTGTCCGAAAGGGAGTCAGCATGA
- a CDS encoding metal-sulfur cluster assembly factor: protein MTDNAEVAEAAVETASVVTTKPASEEEVREALYDVVDPELGIDVVNLGLIYGIHIDDSNVATLDMTLTSAACPLTDVIEDQARSATDGLVADLKINWVWMPPWGPDKISDDGREQLRALGFNIG, encoded by the coding sequence ATGACCGACAACGCAGAAGTGGCCGAGGCCGCGGTCGAGACCGCGTCCGTAGTCACCACCAAGCCGGCCTCCGAGGAGGAGGTCCGCGAGGCGCTGTACGACGTCGTCGACCCCGAGCTGGGCATCGACGTCGTCAACCTGGGCCTGATCTACGGCATCCACATCGACGACTCGAACGTCGCGACGCTGGACATGACGCTGACCTCGGCGGCCTGCCCGCTGACCGATGTCATCGAGGACCAGGCGCGTTCGGCGACGGACGGACTGGTCGCCGACCTCAAGATCAACTGGGTCTGGATGCCGCCGTGGGGCCCGGACAAGATCAGCGACGACGGTCGCGAGCAGCTGCGGGCGCTCGGCTTCAACATCGGCTGA
- the sufD gene encoding Fe-S cluster assembly protein SufD codes for MADNIPAGSTTEGAITVGHPADARVSAAPSYDVADFPVPHGREEEWRFTPLERLRGLHDGTAKANGGLRVDVTAPEGVTVETVDRTDARVGKAGKPADRVVAQAFSSFEKASVVSIPKDLVLTEPVRIAVHGEGGTAYGHQIIEIGAFAEAVVVIDHTGDATLAANVEYLIGDGAKLTVVSVQDWDDSAVHVAQHTALVGRDARFKSVIVTFGGDLVRLHPRVVYGAPGGDAELFGLYFTDEGQHQEHRLFIDHDTPHCRSNVTYKGALQGKDAHAIWIGDVLIRAAAEGTDTYELNRNLILTDGARVDSVPNLEIETGEIAGAGHASATGRFDDEQLFYLMSRGIPTIEARRLVVRGFFGELVQQIGLPDLEERLMAKIDAELEASV; via the coding sequence ATGGCTGACAACATCCCTGCCGGCAGCACCACCGAAGGTGCCATCACGGTGGGTCACCCCGCCGATGCCCGGGTCAGCGCCGCGCCGTCCTACGACGTGGCCGACTTCCCGGTGCCGCACGGTCGCGAGGAGGAGTGGCGTTTCACTCCCCTGGAGCGGCTGCGCGGCCTGCACGACGGCACCGCGAAGGCGAACGGCGGCCTCCGGGTCGACGTGACCGCCCCCGAGGGCGTCACCGTCGAGACGGTGGACCGCACCGACGCCCGCGTCGGCAAGGCCGGCAAGCCCGCGGACCGGGTCGTGGCCCAGGCGTTCAGCTCCTTCGAGAAGGCCTCGGTCGTCTCGATCCCCAAGGACCTCGTGCTCACCGAGCCGGTCCGGATCGCCGTGCACGGCGAGGGCGGCACCGCCTACGGCCACCAGATCATCGAGATCGGTGCCTTCGCCGAGGCCGTCGTGGTCATCGACCACACCGGTGACGCCACGCTCGCCGCCAACGTCGAGTACCTGATCGGCGACGGCGCCAAGCTCACCGTCGTCTCGGTCCAGGACTGGGACGACAGCGCGGTGCACGTCGCCCAGCACACCGCGCTGGTCGGCCGCGACGCCCGGTTCAAGTCCGTGATCGTCACCTTCGGCGGCGACCTGGTCCGGCTGCACCCGCGGGTCGTCTACGGCGCCCCGGGCGGCGACGCCGAGCTGTTCGGCCTGTACTTCACCGACGAGGGCCAGCACCAGGAGCACCGGCTCTTCATCGACCACGACACGCCGCACTGCCGCAGCAACGTCACGTACAAGGGCGCGCTGCAGGGCAAGGACGCGCACGCGATCTGGATCGGCGACGTCCTCATCCGCGCCGCCGCCGAGGGCACCGACACCTACGAGCTCAACCGCAACCTGATCCTCACGGACGGCGCGCGGGTCGACTCGGTCCCGAACCTGGAGATCGAGACCGGCGAGATCGCCGGTGCCGGCCACGCCTCCGCGACCGGCCGCTTCGACGACGAGCAGCTCTTCTACCTCATGTCCCGCGGCATCCCGACGATCGAGGCCCGCCGGCTGGTCGTGCGCGGCTTCTTCGGCGAGCTGGTCCAGCAGATCGGTCTGCCCGACCTCGAAGAGCGCCTGATGGCGAAGATCGACGCGGAGCTGGAGGCGTCCGTCTGA
- the sufC gene encoding Fe-S cluster assembly ATPase SufC, with amino-acid sequence MATLEIHDLHVSVEAENGPREILRGVDLTVKQGETHAIMGPNGSGKSTLAYSVAGHPKYTITSGTVTLDGEDILAMTVDERARAGLFLAMQYPVEVPGVSVSNFLRTSATAIRGEAPKLRTWVKEVKSAMEQLQMDPAFAERNVNEGFSGGEKKRHEILQLELLKPKIAILDETDSGLDVDALRQVSEGVNRVRETGEVGTLLITHYTRILRYIKPDFVHVFSNGRIAESGGAELADKLENEGYEAYSTKGGASA; translated from the coding sequence ATGGCAACGCTTGAGATCCACGACCTGCACGTCTCCGTCGAGGCCGAGAACGGCCCCCGCGAGATCCTCCGCGGCGTCGACCTGACCGTGAAGCAGGGCGAGACGCACGCCATCATGGGCCCCAACGGCTCCGGCAAGTCGACCCTGGCCTACTCGGTGGCCGGCCACCCGAAGTACACGATCACCAGCGGCACCGTCACGCTCGACGGCGAGGACATCCTCGCGATGACCGTCGACGAGCGCGCCCGCGCCGGCCTGTTCCTCGCCATGCAGTACCCGGTCGAGGTCCCCGGAGTCTCGGTCTCCAACTTCCTGCGCACCTCGGCCACCGCGATCCGCGGCGAAGCTCCCAAGCTCCGCACCTGGGTCAAGGAGGTCAAGTCCGCGATGGAGCAGCTCCAGATGGACCCGGCCTTCGCCGAGCGCAACGTCAACGAGGGCTTCTCCGGCGGTGAGAAGAAGCGCCACGAGATCCTTCAGCTGGAGCTTCTCAAGCCGAAGATCGCGATCCTCGACGAGACGGACTCCGGTCTGGACGTCGACGCGCTGCGCCAGGTCTCCGAGGGCGTCAACCGCGTCCGCGAGACCGGCGAGGTCGGCACGCTGCTGATCACCCACTACACCCGCATCCTGCGCTACATCAAGCCCGACTTCGTTCACGTCTTCTCGAACGGCCGCATCGCCGAGTCCGGCGGCGCCGAGCTGGCCGACAAGCTGGAGAACGAGGGCTACGAGGCATACAGCACGAAGGGCGGCGCTTCCGCGTGA
- a CDS encoding pyridoxamine 5'-phosphate oxidase family protein yields the protein MREITSAAELRELLGEPSQRDATKERPGLHEHDRAWLAASPFCLVATSDADGNCDVSPKGDPAGFTLVLDDTTIALPERSGNRRADGFHNILANPHVGLIYLIPGRGDTLRINGRARLVRDAAFFDDMIVKGHRPQFALVVDIEEVFYHCSKALLRSALWKHEAWNPDAAPSRARIAKSLERKDEELADLEVYYGPRYADNIYN from the coding sequence ATGCGGGAGATCACATCGGCGGCGGAACTGCGGGAACTGCTCGGGGAGCCGTCGCAGCGGGACGCGACGAAGGAGCGGCCGGGCCTGCACGAGCACGACAGGGCGTGGCTGGCCGCCTCGCCCTTCTGCCTGGTCGCCACCTCGGACGCGGACGGCAACTGCGACGTCTCCCCCAAGGGCGACCCCGCCGGGTTCACGCTGGTCCTCGACGACACCACGATCGCCCTCCCGGAGCGGTCGGGGAACCGCCGGGCCGACGGCTTCCACAACATCCTGGCCAACCCGCACGTCGGCCTGATCTATCTGATCCCGGGGCGCGGCGACACGCTCCGCATCAACGGCCGCGCCCGGCTGGTGCGTGACGCCGCGTTCTTCGACGACATGATCGTGAAGGGCCACCGCCCGCAGTTCGCGCTGGTGGTCGACATCGAAGAGGTCTTCTACCACTGCTCGAAGGCGCTGCTGCGCTCCGCGCTCTGGAAGCACGAGGCCTGGAACCCGGACGCGGCGCCGTCCCGGGCCCGGATCGCGAAGAGCCTGGAACGCAAGGACGAGGAGCTGGCGGACCTGGAGGTCTACTACGGCCCCCGGTACGCCGACAACATCTACAACTGA